A stretch of the Solanum dulcamara chromosome 6, daSolDulc1.2, whole genome shotgun sequence genome encodes the following:
- the LOC129891531 gene encoding reticulon-like protein B21 gives MEVASRRKGKISRNGVVVAGSIWENRMRFDEFKGGINVYSEKEETPKVENDEKTNQVEEDKKMEMGSKTNLGVGSFVMSGKRKTCKSKSNFEGTPIQLSTKRSELCKELSVSAMKNSPIQSKKKEGNEKMSELRKVKNRKAKSEKCKELDGNSKNSNVIEENKVVVDESKKNLERVFGESSDRNEENKVVDVVDESKKNLEMVFSESSDGNEENKVVDELKKNLEREFGESSDRNEENKVVDVLDESKKNLERVFGESSDGNEENKVVDVLDESKKNLERVFEESTDGNEENKVVDVLDESKKNLKRVFSESSDGNEENKVVDVLDESKKNLERECGESSDENEENKVVVDVLDESKKNLDGNEGNQIQLRKVKSEANKAENVDGKNEKNCDLRKVKSVCLNGNLRNSLQMVKTKSDKCNKSFEENKVVVVLDESKKKNLEGSFERKSRLEENCEEKVITSNNVEIQERLNLENEDLKILEEEIEKEINLAEKIKTKKIVIVEEKKVHINNNEKRAMPISPIIKKQSPPPVSGQSRIHHHPSPSRTKPVPPSDESQRNIPRQHSKLESLVDLVMWRDSSKSALIFGIGTFFIISSSYTQDLNISFISVISYLGLVYLATIFLFRSLRGANDICESSEYVLGEEEAMWILKLILPYINEFLMKIRALFSGDPATTMKMAILLFILARCGSSITIWKMSKLGFFGVFIIPKACSSYSTQLTAYGTFWIRRFRDAWETCTHKKAVAFAIFTLIWNLSSISARIWAVFMLYVGFRYYQQKMMKEGWIDEEEITKSEDYWQEKIRGQRRIGRKATLMESKKQKKTI, from the exons ATGGAAGTGGCTAGTAGGAGAAAGGGcaaaatttcaagaaatggTGTTGTTGTGGCAGGTTCTATATGGGAGAATAGAATGAGATTTGATGAATTCAAAGGTGGAATCAATGTATATAGTGAAAAAGAAGaaaccccaaaagttgaaaatgaTGAGAAAACAAATCAAGTTGAAGAAGACAAAAAGATGGAAATGGGGTCAAAAACTAATCTTGGTGTTGGTAGTTTTGTTATGAGTGGCAAGAGAAAAACTTGTAAATCTAAGAGTAATTTTGAAGGGACCCCAATTCAGCTTTCTACAAAAAGATCTGAACTTTGTAAAGAACTGAGTGTTAGTGCAATGAAGAACAGTCCAATTCAGAGCAAGAAAAAGGAAGGAAATGAGAAAATGTCAGAGTTAAGGAAGGTAAAAAATAGGAAAGCAAAATCAGAGAAATGTAAAGAACTTGATGGGAATTCCAAGAACTCAAATGTAATTGAGGAAAATAAGGTTGTTGTTGATGAGTCAAAGAAGAATCTTGAAAGGGTATTTGGTGAGTCAAGTGAtagaaatgaggaaaataaggttgttgatgttgttgatgagtcaAAAAAGAATCTTGAAATGGTATTTAGTGAATCAAGTGATGGAAATGAGGAAAATAAGGTTGTTGATGAATTAAAAAAGAATCTTGAAAGGGAATTTGGTGAATCAAGTGAtagaaatgaggaaaataagGTGGTTGATGTTCTTGATGAGTCAAAAAAGAATCTTGAAAGGGTATTTGGTGAATCAAGTGATGGAAATGAGGAAAATAAGGTTGTTGATGTTCTTGATGAATCAAAAAAGAATCTTGAAAGGGTATTTGAGGAATCAACTGATGGAAATGAGGAAAATAAGGTTGTTGATGTCCTTGATGAATCAAAAAAGAATCTTAAAAGGGTATTTAGTGAATCAAGTGATGGAAATGAGGAAAATAAGGTTGTTGATGTTCTTGATGAGTCAAAAAAGAATCTTGAAAGGGAATGTGGTGAATCAAGTGatgaaaatgaggaaaataaggttgttgttgatgttcttGATGAGTCAAAAAAGAATCTTGATGGAAATGAGGGGAATCAAATTCAGCTGAGGAAAGTGAAATCAGAGGCAAATAAGGCAGAAAATGTGGATGGAAAAAATGAGAAGAATTGTGATTTAAGGAAAGTGAAATCTGTGTGTCTTAATGGGAATTTGAGGAACTCACTTCAAATGGTGAAAACAAAATCAGATAAATGTAATAAGAGTTTTGAGGAAAAtaaggttgttgttgttcttgatgAGTCAAAAAAGAAGAATCTTGAAGGGTCATTTGAAAGGAAATCAAGATTAGAGGAAAATTGTGAAGAGAAAGTCATAACAAGCAATAATGTGGAAATTCAAGAAAGATTGAATCTTGAAAATGAAGATTTAAAGATTTTGGAAGAAGAAATTGAGAAGGAAATCAATTTAGCTGAAAAGATTAAGACTAAAAAGATTGTAATTGTTGAAGAGAAAAAAGTTCATATTAATAACAATGAGAAAAGAGCAATGCCTATTTCTCCAATTATCAAGAAACAATCACCTCCTCCAGTTTCAGGCCAATCAAGAATTCATCATCATCCAAGTCCATCAAGAACCAAACCAG TTCCACCATCAGATGAATCTCAGAGAAACATTCCAAGACAACATAGCAAACTAGAAAGCTTGg ttgATTTGGTTATGTGGAGAGATTCATCAAAATCAGCATTAATCTTTGGAATTGGAACTTTTTTCATCATTTCCTCTTCATATACTCAAGATCTCAATATCAG cTTCATTTCTGTGATTTCCTATTTGGGTCTGGTCTACCTTGCTACAATCTTTCTATTTAGATCCCTAAG GGGTGCAAATGATATATGTGAATCAAGTGAATATGTATTAGGGGAAGAAGAAGCAATGTGGATATTGAAATTAATATTGCCTTACATAAATGAATTTCTCATGAAAATTAGAGCTCTTTTTTCTGGGGATCCTGCTACAACAATGAAg ATGGCAATTCTGCTGTTTATTTTGGCAAGATGTGGCAGTTCCATAACTATTTGGAAGATGTCAAAATTGG GTTTTTTTGGAGTTTTCATAATACCAAAAGCCTGTTCTTCTTATTCCACACAATTAACTGCCTATG GTACATTTTGGATTAGACGTTTTCGAGATGCTTGGGAAACTTGTACTCACAAGAAAGCAGTTGCATTTGCAATATTCACACTCATATGGAATTTATCTTCAATTTCTGCTAGAATTTGGGCAG TTTTTATGTTGTATGTGGGATTTAGGTACTATCAacaaaaaatgatgaaagaagGATGGATAGATGAAGAAGAAATTACAAAATCTGAGGATTATTGGCAAGAAAAAATTAGAGGACAGAGGAGAATTGGGAGAAAAGCCACTTTAATGGAAtccaaaaagcaaaagaaaacaatttaa